In Nodosilinea sp. PGN35, one DNA window encodes the following:
- a CDS encoding bifunctional diguanylate cyclase/phosphodiesterase — protein MECSRRWPTLLLLPNRLRAAGQSILLTSVLASILLLALQPWGWLEPLELKVFDHFMQRRSDLAVDSRLLIVGIDEADLHRYGWPLSDQVLAQGLTQLQSHHPRVIGLDLYRDLAHPPGGQALEQALRAENLVAITNIISGVAPPAAVPAERIGFNDIALDEDGVVRRSLLFVAGDGQPYYSFALRVSLHYLAALGQEFRYDTRSLWLGQVPILPLEANHGGYQRADTNGYQTLLNYRSRSSPAPTVTWSQMMDGAVDAEQIRDRIVLIGTLAPSLKDMLYTPYSSTIETFHAPGVILHAQIISQLLDIAQQQRSPFGFWPRWGEVLWLWGWALVGGTLAWQFRHPLMLGVGSLAALGLIYGLGWGLFLHTVWMPVVEPSVGFALTLGATMAHRLFYTHSHDLLTGLLNRRAWLSRLNQHLSPLARRPHLSPPGIMVVGFDRFKQVNASLGQGASDRLLLLIVKRLRRVIPPTAQLGRVNCEDFALALRQSDQEFLTSLANGIQRALGEPFNLNDQAIAIAASIGIVVPQPQETYKPENLLRDAQTAMYRAQRSGQSRYQVFAASMASAADQFTLETEMRHGIAQQEFVLYYQPIVDLETEDVAGFEALIRWQHPRQGFVSPMRFIPLAEETGLILPLGEWICRTACRQAYQWQQAFPDRPLIVSINLSGRQFEQPHLAAQLGQILRETDLDGRSLKLEITESMVMGDVETAIDLMLGLKALGCKLGMDDFGTGYSSLSYLRRFPIDTLKVDQSFIRTMGNSREDHEIVRTIIGLGHTLGMDLIAEGIETQEQAAALRSLGCEFGQGYYWAKPLPAAEATALLRANPLPPGERSLRRGVGDRPIVPQPQL, from the coding sequence ATGGAATGCTCCCGCCGCTGGCCAACGCTCCTGCTGCTGCCCAACCGCCTGCGCGCGGCGGGGCAGTCAATCCTGCTGACCAGCGTTTTAGCGTCGATCCTGCTGCTGGCTCTACAGCCCTGGGGATGGCTAGAACCGCTAGAGCTAAAGGTATTTGACCACTTCATGCAGCGGCGAAGTGACCTGGCGGTCGACAGCCGCTTGCTGATCGTCGGCATCGACGAAGCCGATCTGCACCGCTACGGCTGGCCCCTCAGCGACCAGGTCTTAGCCCAAGGGTTGACTCAGCTCCAGAGCCACCACCCCCGGGTCATAGGCCTCGATCTCTACCGGGATTTGGCTCATCCCCCCGGCGGTCAGGCATTAGAGCAGGCACTCCGGGCCGAGAACCTGGTGGCTATCACCAATATTATTAGCGGCGTTGCCCCCCCGGCAGCAGTGCCCGCCGAGCGCATTGGCTTCAACGACATTGCCTTGGACGAAGATGGGGTTGTGCGGCGCAGTCTGCTGTTTGTCGCCGGGGACGGGCAGCCCTACTATTCCTTTGCGCTACGGGTCAGCCTGCACTATCTGGCGGCCCTGGGCCAAGAATTTCGCTACGATACCCGATCTCTATGGCTAGGGCAGGTGCCGATTTTGCCCCTCGAAGCCAACCACGGTGGCTATCAACGGGCCGACACCAATGGCTACCAAACGCTGCTGAACTATCGCAGCCGCTCCAGCCCCGCCCCGACGGTGACCTGGAGCCAAATGATGGATGGGGCCGTAGATGCCGAGCAAATTCGCGATCGCATTGTCCTCATTGGCACCCTGGCCCCCAGCCTCAAAGACATGCTGTACACCCCCTACAGCAGCACCATCGAAACGTTTCACGCTCCCGGCGTCATCCTCCACGCCCAAATTATTAGCCAGCTGCTCGACATCGCTCAGCAGCAGCGATCGCCCTTTGGCTTTTGGCCCCGCTGGGGAGAGGTGCTGTGGCTGTGGGGCTGGGCTCTCGTCGGCGGGACACTGGCCTGGCAGTTCAGGCATCCCCTGATGCTCGGAGTCGGCAGTCTGGCGGCGCTAGGATTGATCTACGGGCTGGGCTGGGGGCTGTTTCTTCACACGGTTTGGATGCCAGTGGTGGAGCCCTCGGTAGGATTTGCCCTGACCCTGGGCGCAACTATGGCCCACCGGCTGTTTTACACCCATAGCCATGATCTACTGACGGGGCTGCTCAATCGCCGCGCCTGGCTCAGTCGCCTGAACCAGCACCTCTCACCCCTGGCCCGCAGACCGCACCTCAGCCCTCCCGGCATTATGGTGGTGGGGTTTGATCGATTTAAGCAGGTCAACGCCAGCCTGGGGCAGGGGGCGAGCGATCGCCTGCTGCTGCTGATCGTCAAGCGCCTGCGGCGGGTAATTCCCCCTACGGCTCAGCTGGGTCGAGTCAACTGTGAGGATTTTGCTCTGGCACTCCGGCAGAGCGACCAGGAGTTTTTAACCAGCCTGGCCAATGGCATTCAGCGAGCCCTGGGGGAGCCCTTTAACCTCAACGACCAAGCTATTGCCATAGCGGCCAGTATTGGCATCGTCGTACCTCAGCCCCAGGAAACCTACAAGCCTGAAAACCTGCTGCGCGATGCCCAAACCGCTATGTACCGCGCCCAGCGCTCTGGCCAGTCGCGCTACCAGGTGTTTGCGGCCAGTATGGCCAGTGCCGCCGACCAGTTTACCCTCGAAACTGAGATGCGCCACGGCATTGCTCAGCAGGAGTTCGTGCTCTACTACCAGCCCATTGTGGATCTAGAGACCGAAGACGTGGCCGGATTTGAGGCTTTGATCCGCTGGCAGCACCCGCGCCAGGGGTTTGTTTCGCCCATGCGGTTTATCCCGCTGGCCGAGGAGACGGGGCTGATTTTACCCCTGGGCGAGTGGATCTGCCGCACCGCCTGCCGCCAGGCCTACCAGTGGCAGCAGGCGTTTCCTGACCGTCCCTTGATCGTCAGTATCAACCTGTCAGGGCGGCAGTTTGAGCAGCCTCACCTGGCCGCCCAGCTCGGGCAAATTTTGCGCGAGACTGACCTCGACGGACGCAGTCTCAAGCTCGAAATTACCGAGAGCATGGTGATGGGCGATGTGGAGACCGCTATCGACCTGATGCTGGGGCTCAAGGCGCTGGGCTGCAAGCTGGGAATGGATGACTTTGGCACCGGCTACTCGTCTCTGAGCTATTTGCGACGCTTCCCCATCGACACCCTGAAGGTCGATCAGTCGTTCATTCGCACCATGGGAAACAGTCGCGAAGACCATGAGATCGTGCGCACCATTATTGGGCTAGGTCACACCCTGGGAATGGATCTCATCGCCGAGGGGATTGAAACCCAGGAGCAGGCAGCAGCGCTGCGATCGCTGGGCTGTGAATTTGGCCAGGGCTACTACTGGGCCAAACCCCTACCCGCCGCCGAGGCGACGGCACTGCTGAGGGCTAACCCACTGCCGCCAGGGGAGCGATCGCTCCGGCGGGGAGTTGGCGATCGGC
- a CDS encoding DUF928 domain-containing protein, with protein MGTVTRAKFFLALTLAVGLAILAETSPVWAQSNSGDRGAFPGRRVGGGTRGNCSIDSRSLAALNPINNLGITASDRPSLYFSVPTAAAPYHGQFILHDADENRLYETTLVAGTESLLGVHLPANLISAEQDYHWYFVVACNPRDLSQNVVLEGWLRRVPLTPAPAAATLVDAQLDLVKTYQDQGLWSDAIALMVELRQAHPHSAAVQAQWAHLLEALDLATVVP; from the coding sequence ATGGGTACTGTCACTCGAGCCAAATTTTTTCTAGCGCTGACCCTTGCGGTAGGGCTGGCGATCTTGGCGGAGACCTCACCTGTCTGGGCCCAGTCCAACAGCGGCGATCGCGGTGCCTTTCCAGGGCGGCGGGTGGGCGGCGGCACCCGTGGCAACTGCTCCATTGACAGCCGCTCGCTGGCAGCCCTAAACCCCATTAACAATCTGGGAATTACCGCCAGCGATCGCCCCTCTTTATACTTTTCTGTGCCGACGGCAGCCGCTCCCTACCACGGCCAGTTTATTCTCCACGATGCCGACGAGAATCGACTGTACGAGACCACCCTGGTAGCCGGTACTGAGTCCCTACTGGGAGTGCACCTGCCCGCCAATCTCATCAGCGCCGAGCAAGACTACCACTGGTATTTTGTGGTGGCCTGCAACCCCCGCGACCTGTCCCAGAATGTAGTGCTAGAGGGCTGGCTGCGGCGGGTGCCCCTCACCCCCGCCCCCGCCGCTGCGACCCTGGTAGACGCCCAGCTCGACCTGGTTAAAACCTATCAAGATCAAGGGCTGTGGAGCGACGCGATCGCCCTGATGGTAGAACTCCGTCAGGCCCATCCCCACAGCGCAGCCGTTCAGGCCCAGTGGGCTCACCTCCTAGAAGCCCTCGATCTCGCCACCGTTGTGCCGTAA
- a CDS encoding CHAT domain-containing protein, producing MRTLSVLANCRQRLPHFSGAQPGPLPRLATWGLALAIAALSALPASAQTLSEKVLAMEQGLEEDFAEYFGDEPVAVTQGPDEIAATLARLGAETGTRPAVLWVIPRGDHLHLVLLTANGQPIVRDLYDVPDDVLRAAVSDFMLETSSVVPRSRRPAAQKLHDWLIKPYEAEFLAPEGIDTLLFCLGSGVRGLPLAALHDGEQFLIEKYSLTRIPAFNLIQTDYTPLDPGSILAMGASEFDAQEPLPAVPIELSSILQELRGSRPQGESWQGRSFLNQGFTLPNLRLWLRAQPPTVVHLATHAVFEPGDPSNSYIQLWDSQLSLDEVRQMSWTSPPLELLVLSACRTAIGDQEAELGFAGLALQSGVKSALASLWNVDDGGTLALMNEFYSHLGQTSTKSAALRQAQLAMLRGEARFEGNQLLLPQGAVAIPSDLQTRAEADLSSPYYWAGFSLISSPW from the coding sequence ATGAGGACACTCTCCGTGTTAGCGAACTGTCGTCAGCGACTACCCCACTTCTCTGGGGCTCAACCAGGCCCGCTGCCCCGGCTAGCCACCTGGGGGCTAGCGCTGGCGATCGCCGCTCTCAGCGCCCTGCCCGCCAGCGCTCAAACCCTGAGTGAAAAGGTGCTGGCCATGGAGCAGGGGCTAGAGGAAGACTTTGCTGAGTATTTTGGCGACGAGCCCGTAGCCGTCACCCAGGGGCCGGACGAAATTGCCGCCACCCTGGCTCGCCTGGGGGCCGAAACCGGCACCAGGCCCGCCGTTCTGTGGGTCATCCCCCGAGGTGACCATCTGCATCTGGTGCTCCTCACCGCCAATGGTCAGCCCATCGTCCGCGACCTCTACGACGTGCCCGACGATGTTTTGCGGGCGGCGGTCAGCGACTTCATGCTTGAAACCAGCAGCGTAGTGCCCCGCAGCCGCCGTCCTGCCGCCCAAAAACTGCACGACTGGCTAATCAAGCCCTACGAAGCTGAGTTTTTGGCCCCCGAGGGCATTGACACCCTGCTGTTTTGCCTGGGGAGCGGCGTGCGGGGGTTGCCGTTGGCCGCTCTCCACGACGGCGAGCAATTTTTAATTGAGAAATACAGCCTGACTCGAATTCCGGCTTTCAACCTCATCCAAACCGACTACACCCCCCTGGATCCCGGCAGTATTTTGGCCATGGGAGCCTCCGAGTTTGACGCTCAGGAGCCCTTGCCCGCCGTACCTATTGAACTCTCCAGTATTTTGCAGGAACTGCGGGGCAGCCGCCCCCAGGGGGAGAGTTGGCAGGGGCGATCGTTTCTCAATCAGGGGTTTACCCTGCCTAACCTGCGCCTTTGGCTGCGAGCCCAGCCGCCTACGGTAGTGCATTTGGCTACCCATGCGGTGTTTGAGCCTGGCGATCCCAGCAACTCCTACATTCAGCTGTGGGACAGTCAGCTCAGCTTAGACGAGGTGCGCCAGATGAGCTGGACTTCTCCGCCGCTGGAACTCCTGGTGCTCAGCGCCTGTCGCACGGCCATTGGCGATCAGGAAGCCGAGCTGGGCTTTGCGGGGCTGGCTCTGCAATCGGGGGTGAAGTCGGCCCTGGCCAGCCTGTGGAATGTGGACGATGGGGGCACGCTGGCGCTGATGAATGAGTTTTACAGCCACCTGGGGCAAACTAGCACTAAAAGTGCCGCCCTGCGCCAGGCTCAGTTGGCGATGCTGCGGGGCGAAGCCCGGTTTGAGGGCAACCAGCTGCTGCTGCCGCAGGGGGCTGTGGCAATACCCAGCGATCTACAGACCAGGGCCGAGGCCGACCTGTCATCCCCGTACTACTGGGCCGGGTTTAGTTTAATCAGCAGTCCTTGGTAG
- a CDS encoding TVP38/TMEM64 family protein, whose product MTFSWLRSRRFWLLTAAVAGAVVIGSQLPLDEWFTAVNAGLQGLGFWAAPAFVLVYLIATVLGLPNILLILVAGSLFGLFKGALVASIADILGAIACFLIGRTFARDRIKRWVQRNPKFVRIDQAVERNGWKILLLTRLSPLVPSSILNYGFSCTKVKFWQYTFFSWIGMVPVILLYTYLGSFGTSLLSDEVTPENLLLQGFGLLLALGAALYTTRLVRKALIPQYPMDEEAAEQETTAQASEAKPSSSDRS is encoded by the coding sequence ATGACGTTTAGCTGGCTGCGTAGTCGTCGATTTTGGCTGCTGACAGCGGCGGTGGCAGGGGCTGTCGTGATTGGCAGTCAGCTGCCGCTAGATGAGTGGTTCACTGCCGTCAATGCCGGGTTGCAGGGCCTCGGGTTCTGGGCGGCCCCGGCCTTTGTGCTGGTATATCTCATTGCCACTGTTTTGGGGCTGCCCAATATTCTGCTGATCTTGGTGGCAGGATCTCTGTTTGGATTGTTCAAGGGGGCGCTGGTGGCCTCGATCGCCGATATTTTAGGGGCGATCGCCTGCTTTTTGATTGGCCGCACCTTTGCCCGCGATCGCATCAAACGCTGGGTGCAGCGCAACCCAAAATTTGTCCGCATTGACCAGGCCGTAGAGCGCAACGGTTGGAAGATCTTGCTGTTGACCCGGCTGTCGCCGCTGGTGCCCTCCAGCATTTTGAACTATGGCTTTAGCTGTACCAAGGTCAAGTTTTGGCAATACACCTTCTTTTCCTGGATTGGTATGGTGCCAGTCATCTTGCTCTATACCTACCTTGGGTCATTCGGCACATCTCTACTGAGTGACGAAGTTACCCCAGAGAATTTGCTGCTCCAGGGGTTTGGTCTGCTGCTGGCGCTCGGTGCGGCACTCTACACGACTCGTCTGGTTCGCAAAGCCCTGATCCCCCAGTACCCGATGGATGAAGAGGCAGCCGAGCAGGAGACAACCGCCCAGGCCTCCGAGGCAAAGCCCTCCTCCTCCGACCGTTCCTAA
- a CDS encoding ribonuclease catalytic domain-containing protein, translated as MVDKGTLVEFKHQGQPRLGVADRPEGKKNWVVIDERGQAHTLHPRDFIYEVSGNTYRPADITPFASEAEQYIDPSSLEIAWEFFTEAGESADPAALAELLFSDQGPTFCYAAHRLLAEDKIFFKQKGDRYEPRPATQVNELRLQIEREAQRQHEWESFITKARQAMAGETVGWEKGDRPRIEILERLALFGDESNQRTQAVEILNALGISPTAAGAFDTLVALGLWSVHENLALRRSQIPGHFSEETLAMAQQRLQSPPPDPDTHRVDLTHLKVYTVDDASTQEIDDGLSLETLDDGTQRLWIHIADPTRWLMPGDELDLEARRRCTTIYLPTGMIPMFPMELATGAMSLIQGQTCCALSFGITLTAAGDIEAYQIHPTLIRPTYRLTYDDVDEMLELGITAEPELQGLAHWAKVRGQWRLTQGAISINMPESSIKVSEAGEDIVIEVLNDSTARQMVAEMMILAGEVAARYGQTHALAIPFRSQPQPELPSDEELISLPTGWVRDSAIRRCMTRSEVGITPSRHATLGLDSYSQVTSPIRRYLDLVTHFQLKAHLRGEPLPFSSTEVTELAIGASSAAYEATLVERQTKRYWALEYLRRHQDQPWDVMLLRWLREDEGLGLIMVEDLGLELAMRFNRAVALGEQFQVRVSHASPRQDVIRFEEVADAEQDTSSVVAALP; from the coding sequence TTGGTTGACAAAGGAACGCTAGTCGAATTTAAGCACCAGGGACAACCCCGTCTAGGGGTCGCCGACCGTCCCGAGGGCAAAAAAAACTGGGTGGTGATCGACGAGCGGGGCCAAGCCCACACCCTGCACCCTCGCGACTTCATCTACGAGGTCAGCGGCAATACCTACAGGCCAGCCGATATCACTCCCTTTGCCTCAGAGGCCGAGCAGTATATCGATCCTTCCAGCCTAGAAATTGCCTGGGAGTTTTTTACCGAAGCCGGGGAGTCTGCCGACCCGGCTGCCTTGGCGGAGCTGCTATTTTCTGACCAAGGGCCCACTTTCTGCTACGCGGCCCACCGGCTGCTCGCCGAAGACAAAATTTTCTTTAAGCAAAAGGGCGATCGCTACGAACCGCGCCCCGCCACCCAGGTCAATGAGCTGCGGCTGCAAATTGAGCGAGAAGCCCAGCGTCAGCACGAGTGGGAATCGTTTATTACCAAAGCCCGCCAGGCCATGGCGGGGGAAACCGTCGGGTGGGAAAAGGGCGATCGCCCCCGCATTGAAATCCTCGAGCGGCTGGCGCTGTTTGGCGACGAGTCAAACCAGCGAACCCAGGCCGTAGAAATCCTCAACGCTCTGGGTATTTCCCCGACAGCGGCAGGGGCATTTGATACCCTAGTGGCACTGGGACTCTGGAGCGTCCACGAAAATCTGGCCCTCAGACGCAGCCAAATTCCCGGTCACTTTTCTGAGGAAACCCTTGCCATGGCGCAGCAGCGTCTCCAGTCTCCGCCGCCTGACCCCGATACCCACCGGGTAGACCTCACTCACCTCAAGGTCTACACCGTAGACGATGCCAGCACCCAAGAGATCGACGACGGCCTGAGCCTAGAGACCCTCGACGACGGCACCCAACGCCTTTGGATTCACATTGCCGATCCCACCCGCTGGCTGATGCCCGGCGACGAGTTAGATCTAGAAGCTCGCCGCCGCTGCACTACCATCTATCTGCCCACCGGCATGATTCCCATGTTCCCCATGGAGCTGGCCACGGGGGCCATGAGCCTAATTCAAGGGCAGACCTGCTGTGCCCTCAGCTTTGGCATCACCCTCACCGCCGCTGGCGACATTGAAGCGTATCAAATTCACCCCACCCTGATTCGCCCCACCTACCGCCTCACCTACGACGACGTCGATGAAATGCTGGAGCTGGGCATCACCGCCGAGCCCGAGCTGCAAGGGCTGGCCCACTGGGCCAAGGTGCGGGGGCAGTGGCGACTCACCCAGGGGGCTATCAGCATCAACATGCCCGAGTCGAGCATCAAGGTGTCCGAGGCGGGCGAAGACATCGTCATCGAAGTGCTCAACGACTCGACGGCTCGGCAGATGGTAGCTGAGATGATGATCTTGGCCGGGGAAGTGGCCGCCCGCTACGGCCAGACCCACGCCCTGGCGATTCCCTTTCGCAGCCAGCCCCAGCCCGAGCTGCCCTCCGACGAAGAGCTAATTTCACTGCCCACCGGCTGGGTGCGCGACTCGGCCATTCGCCGCTGCATGACCCGCAGCGAGGTGGGCATCACCCCCAGCCGCCACGCCACCCTGGGGCTGGACAGCTACAGCCAGGTGACCTCCCCCATTCGCCGCTACCTCGACCTGGTTACTCACTTTCAGCTCAAAGCCCATCTGCGGGGCGAGCCGCTGCCCTTTTCCTCTACCGAGGTGACAGAACTCGCCATTGGCGCTAGCTCCGCTGCCTACGAAGCCACCCTGGTCGAACGCCAGACCAAGCGCTACTGGGCCTTAGAATACCTGCGCCGCCACCAAGACCAGCCCTGGGACGTGATGCTGCTGCGCTGGCTGCGCGAGGACGAAGGGTTGGGGCTGATCATGGTAGAAGATTTGGGCCTGGAGTTAGCCATGCGCTTCAACCGGGCCGTTGCCTTGGGAGAACAGTTTCAAGTGCGGGTCAGCCACGCCAGCCCCCGCCAAGATGTGATTCGCTTTGAAGAAGTCGCCGATGCTGAGCAAGATACTTCGTCCGTGGTAGCAGCTCTGCCGTAG
- the rpsR gene encoding 30S ribosomal protein S18, translated as MAYFRRRVSPIKPEDPIDYKDVDLLRKFITERGKILPRRITGLTAKQQRALTTAIKRARIIALLPYVNGEG; from the coding sequence ATGGCCTATTTTCGTCGTCGAGTATCTCCAATCAAGCCCGAAGACCCCATCGACTACAAAGATGTCGATCTGCTTCGTAAATTCATCACCGAGCGCGGCAAGATTTTGCCCCGCCGCATCACTGGCTTGACCGCTAAACAACAGCGGGCACTCACCACTGCCATTAAGCGGGCGCGGATTATCGCCCTGCTGCCCTATGTGAATGGGGAAGGCTAG
- the rpmG gene encoding 50S ribosomal protein L33 yields MAKGVRLVITLECTECRTNPDKRSNGVSRYTTQKNRRNTTNRIELKKFCTHCNKHTIHKEIK; encoded by the coding sequence ATGGCTAAAGGCGTCCGCCTCGTCATCACCCTAGAGTGCACCGAATGCCGGACTAACCCCGACAAGCGCTCCAACGGTGTATCTCGCTACACCACTCAAAAAAACCGTCGTAACACCACCAACCGCATCGAACTCAAAAAGTTCTGCACCCACTGCAACAAGCACACCATCCACAAAGAAATTAAGTAG
- a CDS encoding phycobiliprotein lyase translates to MDLADITYFFDCCIGHWSIERTYHYITHQEVERSHTDFRVDGITPELRRKVLADNGYDPVDNIDQLPGFQLAFHTVSDKGEAVSQELRALFVPKRQDGPVLSGDYLRDRAYEEDRPIVSTFTYDQSNRELLMTTPYTRVVSVDSILLVNPTMRIRRILNYHRPAEGKALDNLALVGFGVEQKVSG, encoded by the coding sequence ATGGATTTAGCCGACATCACCTATTTCTTTGACTGCTGCATTGGCCATTGGTCAATCGAGCGCACCTACCACTACATCACCCACCAGGAGGTAGAGCGATCGCACACCGACTTTCGCGTCGATGGCATTACTCCCGAACTGCGGCGCAAGGTGCTGGCCGACAACGGCTACGACCCGGTGGACAACATCGACCAGCTGCCCGGCTTTCAGCTCGCCTTTCACACCGTCTCCGACAAAGGCGAAGCGGTCTCCCAAGAGCTGCGGGCGCTGTTTGTGCCCAAGCGGCAAGATGGCCCGGTGCTCAGCGGCGACTACCTGCGCGATCGCGCCTACGAAGAGGATCGCCCCATTGTCTCCACCTTCACCTACGACCAGAGCAACCGCGAGCTGCTCATGACCACTCCCTACACTCGGGTGGTCTCGGTCGATTCCATTTTGCTCGTCAACCCCACCATGCGCATTCGCCGCATTCTCAACTACCATCGCCCCGCCGAGGGAAAGGCGCTGGATAACCTGGCGCTGGTCGGGTTTGGGGTGGAGCAGAAGGTGAGTGGGTAG
- a CDS encoding phycobiliprotein lyase yields MPLSTDVARLLAEPLVQAFFQETAGNWRSERRYYTLKSGDTQEVVSQITIEFLAAGAVQLLELASLHQLDPEKPLICGTTVTWESDYVGTGKKPVKGSTVFGVRGQTLYRDRGFATPEPVTAQYHFTDSRTLVLKTQYNDSSFEEELRLIGQRYRTRQTVISRAGKEIMIGQYLETRLS; encoded by the coding sequence ATGCCCCTCTCCACTGATGTTGCCCGTCTGTTAGCCGAACCGTTGGTGCAGGCCTTTTTTCAAGAAACTGCTGGAAACTGGCGATCGGAGCGTCGCTACTACACCCTCAAAAGCGGTGACACCCAGGAAGTGGTGAGCCAGATCACTATCGAGTTTTTAGCAGCCGGTGCTGTGCAGCTGCTGGAACTCGCCAGTTTGCACCAGCTTGACCCTGAAAAGCCGCTGATCTGTGGCACTACCGTCACCTGGGAGAGCGACTACGTGGGCACGGGCAAAAAACCGGTAAAGGGCAGCACGGTCTTTGGCGTACGAGGGCAGACTCTGTACCGCGATCGCGGCTTTGCTACCCCTGAGCCCGTCACTGCCCAGTACCACTTCACCGACAGCCGCACCCTGGTGCTCAAAACCCAGTACAACGATTCTTCCTTTGAGGAGGAGCTGCGGCTGATTGGCCAGCGCTACCGCACTCGCCAGACGGTGATCTCCCGCGCCGGGAAAGAGATCATGATTGGACAGTACCTCGAAACCCGGCTGAGCTGA
- a CDS encoding two-component regulator propeller domain-containing protein: MLSLLVLSSLMLSPGSFHSPPFTPYPATPSDLALLPPTLIAQAPITADYRVTALQPDFTGDLWVGSWAGLSRIDPETGRILQRVRMPSRTLESLAQDRVGRIWVGTFDGLVRVDPRTNVITAQNFTLPSNRVLSLLVDSRGFLWAGTDRGLVMISPDRGLLMTTVQRLPGVSANALALDRNNHLWVGTLNGLAQINTASAFPMREVSNLPGGAVQSLTLGPRGNLWVGTASGLLVVDPVRAELVRSVGSMRGRSIRSTEFDRAGNLWVGTTTGLFKIRPDSGELLGQVPTLPSSRILSLSPNTGNKIWVGTSEGLGWVSLTTGEGNPHWGLVSPVVLEARQ, encoded by the coding sequence ATGTTAAGCCTGCTGGTTCTATCGTCGCTAATGCTGTCACCGGGGAGTTTTCACTCCCCACCCTTCACCCCCTACCCAGCCACCCCCTCAGATCTAGCTCTCCTCCCCCCCACCCTGATCGCCCAGGCCCCCATCACCGCCGACTATCGGGTCACCGCCCTGCAACCCGACTTCACTGGCGACCTCTGGGTGGGCTCCTGGGCGGGGCTTTCCCGCATTGACCCCGAGACGGGGCGCATCCTTCAGCGAGTCAGAATGCCCAGCCGCACTCTAGAATCCCTGGCCCAGGATCGAGTCGGGCGAATTTGGGTAGGCACCTTCGACGGTCTGGTGCGGGTAGACCCCCGCACCAATGTGATTACCGCCCAGAACTTTACTCTGCCCTCCAACCGGGTGCTGTCGCTGCTGGTAGACAGCCGTGGCTTTCTCTGGGCCGGTACCGATCGCGGCCTAGTCATGATCAGCCCCGATCGCGGCCTGCTGATGACCACCGTGCAGCGCCTGCCGGGGGTCAGCGCCAACGCCCTGGCCCTCGATCGCAACAACCACCTTTGGGTCGGCACCCTAAACGGCCTGGCGCAGATCAATACCGCCAGCGCCTTTCCCATGCGCGAGGTGAGCAATCTGCCGGGCGGCGCAGTGCAGTCACTTACCCTGGGCCCCCGGGGCAACCTCTGGGTGGGCACCGCCAGCGGTCTGCTGGTGGTTGACCCAGTGCGGGCCGAACTGGTGCGATCGGTTGGCTCCATGCGCGGCAGAAGTATCCGATCGACCGAGTTTGACCGGGCGGGCAACCTCTGGGTGGGCACCACTACCGGCCTGTTTAAGATTCGCCCCGACAGCGGCGAACTGCTGGGGCAGGTGCCGACCCTGCCCTCCAGCCGCATCCTGTCGCTCTCGCCAAACACCGGCAACAAGATCTGGGTGGGCACCAGCGAGGGACTGGGCTGGGTCAGTCTGACAACCGGCGAAGGCAACCCCCACTGGGGGCTAGTTAGCCCTGTGGTGTTGGAAGCCCGCCAGTAG